The Halarchaeum grantii genome includes a window with the following:
- a CDS encoding DUF5804 family protein → MTDVCIVAKEGKRLPGDLYAYETAYRALSTYDATYPWENALAVETISLGTAVSLLNDLDWYLARVAADAFVRDPSVSETEWLSRPLARDLRDGDGDPEDRVNRLKVYGIEDGRLVDPTMVLRGDAQEGTYERAEYDDAVVVRVTKDEFF, encoded by the coding sequence ATGACGGACGTCTGCATCGTCGCGAAGGAGGGCAAGCGCCTCCCGGGCGACCTCTACGCCTACGAGACGGCGTACCGCGCGCTCTCGACGTACGACGCGACCTACCCGTGGGAGAACGCGCTCGCCGTCGAGACGATCAGCTTGGGAACGGCGGTGTCGCTCCTCAACGACCTCGACTGGTATCTCGCGCGCGTCGCCGCCGACGCGTTCGTGCGCGACCCGAGCGTCAGCGAGACGGAGTGGCTCTCCCGGCCGCTCGCGCGCGACCTCCGGGACGGCGACGGCGACCCCGAGGACCGCGTCAACCGACTCAAGGTCTACGGCATCGAGGACGGCCGCCTCGTCGACCCGACGATGGTCCTCCGGGGCGACGCCCAGGAGGGGACGTACGAGCGCGCGGAGTACGACGACGCCGTCGTCGTGCGCGTCACGAAAGACGAGTTCTTCTGA
- a CDS encoding PLP-dependent cysteine synthase family protein, with product MIDSILDAIGTPLLRLPSPEGATVAAKVESFNPGGSAKDRPAREMVLAAEEAGNLSPGDRIVEATSGNTGIGLAVVSAARGYDLTIVMPADMSQERRNLLRAYGADLELVEGSMTDANERAAEIAAETDAYPIRQFENDANPRAHYRTTAEEILEQVDGRDIDAFVAAVGTGGTITGTSHRLLEEFPDMEVVAVEPEGNAVLSGEEPGEDAFQGMGPGFVSDILDVEVIDTVETVAIDDAEAECRSLAREQGVLVGQSSGAVSLVAQRVAERYAYEADDDEDPLVVTMFWDSGERYLTAGVFD from the coding sequence ATGATCGACAGCATCCTCGACGCGATAGGCACACCCCTGTTGCGCCTCCCCTCGCCCGAGGGCGCGACCGTCGCCGCGAAGGTCGAGTCGTTCAATCCGGGCGGGTCCGCGAAGGACCGCCCCGCCCGCGAGATGGTGCTCGCCGCCGAGGAGGCCGGCAATCTCTCCCCGGGCGACCGCATCGTCGAGGCGACGAGCGGGAACACCGGCATCGGCCTCGCCGTCGTCTCGGCCGCGCGCGGCTACGACCTCACCATCGTCATGCCCGCCGACATGTCACAGGAGCGCCGGAACCTCCTGCGGGCTTACGGCGCCGACCTCGAACTCGTTGAGGGGTCGATGACGGACGCGAACGAACGCGCCGCCGAGATCGCCGCCGAGACCGACGCCTACCCCATCCGGCAGTTCGAGAACGACGCGAACCCGCGCGCGCACTACCGCACGACTGCCGAGGAGATCCTCGAACAGGTCGACGGCCGCGACATCGACGCCTTCGTCGCCGCCGTCGGCACTGGTGGGACGATCACCGGCACCAGCCACCGCCTCCTCGAGGAGTTCCCCGACATGGAGGTCGTCGCCGTCGAACCCGAGGGGAACGCCGTCCTCTCCGGCGAGGAACCCGGTGAGGACGCCTTCCAGGGGATGGGGCCCGGCTTCGTCTCCGACATCCTCGACGTTGAGGTCATCGACACCGTCGAAACCGTCGCCATCGACGATGCCGAGGCCGAATGCCGCAGCCTCGCGCGCGAGCAGGGCGTCCTCGTCGGCCAGTCCTCCGGCGCCGTCTCACTCGTCGCCCAGCGCGTCGCCGAGCGCTACGCCTACGAGGCCGACGACGACGAAGACCCCCTCGTCGTCACGATGTTCTGGGACAGCGGCGAGCGCTACCTGACGGCCGGCGTTTTCGACTGA
- a CDS encoding TlpA family protein disulfide reductase, with product MSEKLETMRPNPAWDADAHEETVESWARVADDVTVKVWGGDWCGDCRGQLPDFAAALEAAGVEDVEHYPVERVDGEKRGPGVEEYGIELIPTVVVEDAGGTELARFVEEEDRPIAVWLAERLDELEASA from the coding sequence ATGTCCGAGAAACTGGAGACGATGCGTCCGAACCCGGCGTGGGACGCGGACGCGCACGAGGAGACCGTCGAGTCGTGGGCGCGCGTGGCGGACGACGTGACGGTGAAGGTCTGGGGCGGCGACTGGTGCGGTGACTGTCGCGGCCAGCTCCCCGACTTCGCGGCCGCGCTCGAGGCGGCGGGCGTCGAGGACGTCGAGCACTACCCGGTCGAGCGCGTCGACGGCGAGAAGCGGGGCCCGGGCGTCGAGGAGTACGGCATCGAGCTCATCCCGACGGTCGTCGTCGAGGACGCTGGGGGGACCGAGCTCGCGCGCTTCGTCGAGGAGGAGGACCGCCCCATCGCGGTCTGGCTCGCCGAGCGCCTCGACGAGCTCGAGGCGTCGGCCTGA
- a CDS encoding thioredoxin domain-containing protein, which yields MSDPTDRNRLADEASPYLQQHADNPVNWQPWDDRAFEAAEERDVPVFLSIGYSACHWCHVMAEESFEDPDIADYLNEHFVPVKVDREERPDVDELYMTVAQLATGGGGWPLSVWLTPDKRPFYVGTYFPPESTERQTGFRDVLRSLHQRWEGEREAVEERADQWADALKGEVEDVPTPAEEPPGSDVLDAAAREGVRRADREHGGWGQGQKFPQPGRLHVLLRAAANADGTDSDGTGAPADDEERPADAARAVATETLDAMAAGGLYDHLGGGFHRYCVDREWTVPHFEKMLYDNAELARVYLAGHQLTGTDRYREVAAGALDFLADELAHPEGGFYSTLDARSEGEEGTFYVWTLDEVSDAVDDPADATVFGAYYGVTQSGNFEGSTVLTRRRDLSTVADDLGMSVEETRERLDRAHAEVYDARTERTRPARDEKVIGAWNGLAIRAFAEAGLVLDADYAERAADALGFVRDHLWDGETNRLARRYANGASSGNGYLEDYAFLAAGALTTYEATGDVAHLAFACDLADALVAEFHDDGTLYFTPASGEQLLARPQDLADRSTPSPTGVAVSVLDALAAFRPEGEYRAVVEDVLATHADTVENRGFTHPSLVLAAAERERGHLELTVAADDVPDAWRDAVAARYLPDRLLSRRPPTAGGLDGWLDRLGLDEAPPIWAGREARDGPTAYVCRRACSPPVTDTDALTEWLEEYR from the coding sequence ATGAGCGACCCGACGGACCGAAACCGCCTCGCCGACGAGGCGAGTCCGTACCTCCAGCAGCACGCGGACAACCCCGTGAACTGGCAGCCGTGGGACGACCGGGCCTTCGAGGCCGCCGAGGAGCGCGACGTCCCGGTCTTCCTCTCGATCGGCTACTCGGCCTGCCACTGGTGTCACGTGATGGCCGAGGAGTCCTTCGAGGACCCCGACATCGCCGACTACCTGAACGAGCACTTCGTCCCCGTGAAGGTCGACCGGGAGGAGCGCCCGGACGTCGACGAGCTCTACATGACGGTCGCCCAGCTCGCGACCGGCGGCGGCGGGTGGCCGCTCTCCGTCTGGCTCACCCCCGACAAGCGCCCGTTCTACGTCGGGACCTACTTCCCGCCCGAGTCGACGGAGCGCCAGACCGGCTTTCGCGACGTCCTCCGGTCGCTCCACCAGCGCTGGGAGGGCGAACGCGAGGCCGTCGAGGAGCGCGCCGACCAGTGGGCGGACGCCCTGAAGGGCGAAGTCGAGGACGTCCCGACGCCCGCCGAGGAACCGCCGGGGAGCGACGTCTTGGACGCCGCCGCGCGCGAGGGCGTCCGCCGTGCCGACCGCGAGCACGGCGGGTGGGGACAGGGCCAGAAGTTCCCCCAGCCCGGCCGTCTGCACGTCCTCCTGCGCGCCGCCGCGAACGCGGACGGAACCGACAGCGACGGCACCGGCGCCCCTGCCGACGACGAGGAGCGACCGGCCGACGCCGCGCGCGCCGTCGCCACCGAGACGCTGGACGCGATGGCGGCCGGTGGCCTCTACGACCACCTCGGCGGGGGGTTTCACAGGTACTGCGTGGACCGGGAATGGACGGTCCCGCACTTCGAGAAGATGCTGTACGACAACGCCGAACTCGCGCGCGTCTACCTCGCCGGCCACCAGCTCACGGGTACGGACCGCTACCGCGAGGTGGCGGCGGGCGCGCTCGACTTCCTCGCCGACGAGCTCGCCCACCCCGAGGGCGGGTTCTACAGCACGCTCGACGCCCGCAGCGAGGGCGAGGAGGGCACGTTCTACGTCTGGACGCTCGACGAGGTGAGCGACGCCGTCGACGACCCGGCGGACGCCACCGTCTTCGGCGCGTACTACGGCGTCACCCAATCGGGTAACTTCGAGGGGTCGACCGTCCTCACGCGCCGGCGCGACCTCTCGACCGTCGCGGACGACCTCGGCATGTCGGTCGAGGAAACCCGCGAGCGCCTCGATCGCGCCCACGCGGAGGTCTACGACGCCCGCACGGAGCGCACGCGGCCCGCGCGCGACGAGAAGGTCATCGGCGCGTGGAACGGCCTCGCGATCCGGGCGTTCGCCGAGGCCGGCCTCGTCCTCGACGCCGATTACGCCGAACGCGCCGCCGACGCGCTCGGTTTCGTCCGTGACCACCTCTGGGACGGCGAGACGAACCGACTCGCCCGGCGCTACGCGAACGGCGCCTCCTCGGGGAACGGCTACCTCGAGGACTACGCCTTCCTCGCCGCGGGCGCGCTCACCACCTACGAGGCCACCGGCGACGTCGCGCACCTCGCGTTCGCGTGCGACCTCGCGGACGCGCTCGTCGCCGAATTCCACGACGACGGCACGCTCTACTTCACGCCGGCGAGCGGCGAGCAGTTGCTCGCGCGCCCGCAGGACCTCGCCGACCGCTCGACGCCCTCGCCGACCGGCGTCGCCGTCTCCGTGCTCGACGCCCTCGCCGCGTTCCGACCGGAGGGCGAGTATCGCGCCGTCGTCGAGGACGTCCTCGCGACGCACGCCGACACCGTCGAGAACCGAGGGTTCACGCACCCGTCGCTCGTCCTCGCCGCGGCCGAGCGAGAGCGGGGGCACCTCGAACTCACGGTCGCCGCCGACGACGTGCCCGACGCGTGGCGCGACGCGGTCGCCGCGCGCTACCTCCCCGACCGCCTGCTCTCGCGGCGTCCGCCGACGGCGGGCGGCCTCGACGGCTGGCTCGACCGACTGGGCCTCGACGAGGCGCCGCCGATCTGGGCCGGGCGCGAGGCACGCGACGGCCCGACCGCGTACGTCTGCCGGCGCGCGTGCTCGCCGCCCGTCACGGACACCGACGCGCTCACCGAGTGGCTAGAAGAGTACCGCTAG
- the purD gene encoding phosphoribosylamine--glycine ligase produces the protein MTETVLLVGGGGREHAIARALADDCDLYACASNRNPGIVSLAESVETLDENDPDAVVAYAEEVGADLAVVGPESPLAAGVVDALEDAGIYAFGPKQAEARIETDKQFQREFMAEHDIPGTPWFETFDDAGDAASYVEELGEEGEDAAVKPAGLTGGKGVRVTGDQVTHAEAADYVRESGHDEWVVEERLVGEEFTIQAFVANGQVRTTPAVQDHKRAYEGDEGPNTGGMGSYSDVDLTLPFMTQADYDAAVDVIEATVDALGGYRGVLYGQFMLTDAGPKVVEFNARFGDPEAMNTLPVLETPFLDVLTAARDGNSLPELSFSGEATVCKYAVPEGYPTDPEAGAEVTLDEESVGEALLFYASVDAREDGVYTTTSRSFAVVGRGDSIAAAEEQAESALSGLGEGFRVRHDVGKPDLVQRRIDHMDELR, from the coding sequence ATGACCGAGACCGTCCTGCTGGTCGGCGGCGGCGGCCGCGAGCACGCCATCGCGCGTGCGCTCGCCGACGACTGCGACCTCTACGCCTGCGCGTCGAACCGGAACCCCGGCATCGTCTCGCTCGCCGAGTCGGTGGAGACGCTCGACGAGAACGACCCCGACGCCGTCGTCGCGTACGCCGAGGAGGTCGGCGCGGACCTCGCCGTCGTCGGCCCCGAGAGCCCGCTCGCGGCGGGCGTCGTGGACGCCCTCGAAGACGCCGGCATCTACGCCTTCGGCCCGAAGCAGGCCGAGGCGCGCATCGAGACGGACAAGCAGTTCCAGCGGGAGTTCATGGCCGAGCACGACATCCCCGGGACGCCGTGGTTCGAGACGTTCGACGACGCGGGGGACGCGGCGTCGTACGTCGAAGAACTCGGTGAGGAGGGCGAGGACGCCGCCGTGAAGCCCGCGGGCCTCACGGGTGGGAAGGGCGTTCGCGTCACCGGCGACCAGGTGACGCACGCCGAGGCCGCCGACTACGTCCGCGAGAGCGGCCACGACGAGTGGGTCGTCGAGGAGCGCCTCGTCGGCGAGGAGTTCACGATTCAGGCGTTCGTCGCGAACGGGCAGGTTCGGACCACTCCGGCCGTTCAGGACCACAAGCGCGCCTACGAGGGCGACGAGGGGCCGAACACGGGTGGAATGGGCAGTTACAGCGACGTCGACCTGACGCTTCCGTTCATGACGCAGGCGGACTACGACGCCGCCGTCGACGTCATCGAGGCGACCGTCGACGCCCTCGGAGGGTATCGCGGCGTCCTCTACGGCCAGTTCATGCTCACCGACGCGGGCCCGAAGGTCGTCGAGTTCAACGCGCGCTTCGGCGACCCCGAGGCGATGAACACGCTCCCCGTCCTCGAGACGCCGTTCCTCGACGTCCTCACGGCCGCGCGCGACGGCAACTCCCTCCCCGAACTGTCCTTCTCGGGCGAGGCCACCGTCTGCAAGTACGCCGTCCCCGAGGGCTATCCCACGGACCCGGAGGCGGGCGCGGAAGTGACGCTCGACGAGGAGTCCGTGGGCGAGGCCCTCCTCTTCTACGCGAGTGTCGACGCCCGCGAGGACGGCGTCTACACCACTACCTCGCGCTCGTTCGCCGTCGTCGGGCGCGGCGACTCCATCGCGGCCGCCGAGGAGCAGGCTGAGTCCGCCCTCTCCGGGCTCGGCGAGGGGTTCCGCGTCCGCCACGACGTCGGCAAACCCGACCTCGTCCAGCGGCGCATCGACCACATGGACGAGCTTCGCTAA
- a CDS encoding ferritin-like domain-containing protein translates to MSSTEVTRLLKKAYQDEIETVMNYMSNSIVLDGVRAEEIKESLQADIQEELGHAEQLGNRLKQLEEAPPGSGEFEASQHSLQPPEDTTDVLSVIEGVIEAEEDAIATYRDLITVAEEADDPVTADLATTLLADEEAHRTEFRGYRKEYKK, encoded by the coding sequence ATGTCCAGTACCGAGGTCACCCGACTGCTGAAGAAGGCGTATCAGGACGAGATTGAGACGGTCATGAACTACATGTCGAACTCCATCGTCCTCGACGGCGTGCGCGCCGAGGAGATCAAGGAATCCCTCCAGGCGGACATCCAGGAGGAGCTCGGGCACGCCGAGCAGCTCGGGAACCGCCTGAAACAACTCGAAGAGGCCCCGCCCGGCTCCGGCGAGTTCGAGGCCTCCCAGCACAGCCTCCAGCCGCCCGAGGACACCACGGACGTCCTCTCCGTCATCGAGGGCGTCATCGAGGCCGAGGAGGACGCCATCGCGACCTACCGCGACCTCATCACGGTCGCCGAGGAGGCCGACGATCCCGTCACCGCGGACCTCGCGACCACGCTCCTCGCCGACGAGGAAGCCCACCGCACCGAGTTCCGCGGCTACCGCAAGGAGTACAAGAAGTAG
- a CDS encoding 5'-deoxyadenosine deaminase, producing the protein MLLTGTVVVDAETAVADGAVVTDGDRIAAVGEREALVEQYADHERRDHDIVAPGLVGAHVHSVQSLGRGIADDTELLDWLFESVLPMEAGLDREGMRVAAELGYLECLASGTTTVVDHLSVHHADAAFEAAGETGIRARMGKVLMDTASPDGLEEATDAGLAESERLIREYHGAFDDRVRYAVTPRFAVTCSEACLRGARDLADAYDGVRIHTHASENRDEIETVEDRTGMRNVHWLDEVGLTGEDVVLAHCVWTDETEREVLAETGTHVTHCPSSNMKLASGIAPIEDYLERGINVALGNDGPPCNNTLDAFTEMRQASLLGKVDSLDPTAVPAETVFEMATRNGAEAAGFERVGELREGWAADLVCLDADGARSTPIHDVHSHLVYAAHGDDVALTMVDGEVRYEDGDYPGFDAAATLASAREYAAEL; encoded by the coding sequence ATGCTACTCACGGGGACCGTCGTCGTGGACGCCGAGACAGCCGTCGCGGACGGCGCCGTCGTCACGGACGGCGACCGGATCGCGGCCGTCGGCGAGCGCGAGGCACTCGTCGAACAGTACGCCGACCACGAACGCCGCGACCACGACATCGTCGCGCCCGGCCTCGTCGGCGCGCACGTCCACTCCGTGCAGAGCCTCGGGCGCGGCATCGCGGACGACACCGAGCTCCTCGACTGGCTCTTCGAGTCCGTCCTCCCGATGGAGGCCGGCCTCGACCGCGAGGGGATGCGCGTCGCCGCCGAGCTCGGCTACCTCGAGTGTCTCGCCTCCGGCACCACCACCGTCGTCGACCACCTCTCCGTGCACCACGCGGACGCGGCCTTCGAGGCGGCCGGCGAGACCGGTATCCGCGCCCGCATGGGGAAGGTCCTGATGGACACCGCGAGCCCGGACGGCCTCGAGGAGGCCACGGACGCGGGCCTCGCCGAGAGCGAGCGCCTGATTCGCGAGTACCACGGCGCGTTCGACGACCGCGTCCGCTACGCGGTGACGCCGCGCTTCGCCGTCACCTGTAGCGAGGCGTGCCTGCGCGGCGCGCGCGACCTCGCGGACGCCTACGACGGCGTGCGCATCCACACGCACGCGAGCGAGAACCGCGACGAGATCGAGACCGTGGAGGACCGAACCGGGATGCGGAACGTCCACTGGCTCGACGAGGTCGGCCTCACCGGCGAGGACGTCGTGCTCGCGCACTGCGTCTGGACGGACGAGACCGAGCGCGAGGTGCTCGCGGAGACCGGCACGCACGTCACGCACTGCCCGTCCTCGAACATGAAGCTCGCGTCCGGCATCGCCCCGATCGAGGATTACCTCGAACGCGGCATCAACGTCGCGCTCGGGAACGACGGCCCGCCCTGCAACAACACGCTCGACGCCTTCACGGAGATGCGTCAGGCGAGCCTCCTCGGGAAGGTCGATTCGCTCGACCCGACCGCGGTTCCCGCCGAGACCGTCTTCGAGATGGCGACGCGGAACGGCGCGGAGGCGGCGGGCTTCGAGCGCGTCGGCGAACTCCGCGAGGGATGGGCGGCCGACCTCGTCTGCCTCGACGCCGACGGCGCGCGCTCGACGCCGATCCACGACGTCCACTCGCACCTCGTCTACGCCGCGCACGGCGACGACGTCGCGCTCACGATGGTCGACGGCGAGGTCCGCTACGAGGACGGTGACTACCCGGGATTCGACGCGGCGGCGACGCTCGCAAGCGCGCGCGAGTACGCCGCGGAACTCTGA
- a CDS encoding ring-cleaving dioxygenase, whose product MADPNPTPGIHHVTCIAGDPQRNLDFWVETLGLRLVKRSINQDDPGTYHFFFADAEGTPGTSMTFFPWEEMSQGKVGSGQVSRVAFRVPEGSLDFWEARFEDYGVDYDDRVTRFGETVLPFRDPDGLPVELVAVEIPEDDPTVPWTAFVPEEHAIRGFHSVTLWLTDPQPTQKLLRTMGLEEVGTEQAEGDTPGDRRTRFAAAGEVGQYVDTLPTVEASRQGHGTVHHVAFQTPTDDEQAEMRTAVRSMGLRPTQQIDRHWFRSVYFREFDGVLFELATKEPGYDSDEPLDDLGGRLVLPGEFEDRREQIEAGLPEITIPQPDSADADAEDEVNAADD is encoded by the coding sequence ATGGCTGACCCGAACCCGACGCCGGGCATTCACCACGTCACGTGTATCGCGGGCGACCCGCAGCGAAACCTCGACTTCTGGGTGGAGACGCTCGGCCTCCGCCTCGTGAAGCGCTCGATCAATCAGGACGACCCCGGGACGTACCACTTCTTCTTCGCGGACGCGGAGGGGACACCCGGGACCAGCATGACGTTCTTCCCGTGGGAGGAGATGTCGCAGGGGAAGGTCGGATCCGGGCAGGTCTCCCGAGTTGCCTTCCGCGTTCCCGAGGGGAGCCTCGACTTCTGGGAGGCGCGCTTCGAGGACTACGGCGTCGACTACGACGACCGGGTCACTCGCTTCGGCGAGACCGTCCTGCCGTTCCGCGACCCGGACGGCCTCCCCGTCGAACTCGTCGCGGTCGAGATTCCCGAGGACGACCCGACCGTCCCGTGGACGGCGTTCGTCCCCGAGGAGCACGCGATTCGCGGCTTCCACTCGGTGACGCTCTGGCTCACCGACCCCCAGCCGACCCAGAAGCTCCTGCGGACGATGGGGCTCGAGGAAGTCGGCACCGAGCAGGCGGAGGGTGACACGCCCGGCGACCGGCGGACGCGCTTCGCGGCCGCCGGCGAGGTCGGGCAGTACGTCGACACGCTCCCGACCGTCGAGGCGTCCCGGCAGGGCCACGGGACCGTCCACCACGTCGCCTTCCAGACGCCCACGGACGACGAGCAGGCGGAGATGCGCACGGCCGTCCGCTCGATGGGCCTCCGTCCCACCCAGCAGATCGACCGGCACTGGTTCCGCTCCGTCTACTTCCGCGAGTTCGACGGCGTCCTCTTCGAGCTCGCGACGAAGGAGCCCGGCTACGACAGCGACGAACCGCTCGACGACCTCGGCGGCCGCCTCGTCCTCCCCGGGGAGTTCGAGGACCGACGCGAGCAGATCGAGGCCGGCCTCCCCGAGATCACCATCCCGCAGCCCGACTCGGCGGACGCGGACGCCGAGGACGAAGTGAACGCCGCCGACGACTGA